GGAAATTTACTGAAGGTGAGTTGCAATTTGTGGCCTCCACTGGCCCATTTGGCACCCTCCAGAGCTTTCATCTTGATAGCGATCTGTAGAGGCACATCATACCTTCCAAACTTCAACTCAACCACCATCCGCTCCAGCACCTTTGCATTCTCGGCAATGAACATGAGAAAGGCAAACTCATTCTGATGCCCATGGTACTCACGGAAAACAATACTTTTGAGGCGCGATCGGATGCACTCAATCATACCATTCTCCTGCCAGAACTTGAGACGGAGATTGCCAGTGGGTTCATGAGTTTCCCCAGACTGCAAAAAGATATTGACGCATAGTTGAGCTTTATGTGATGACATATAATACAGGAGTGATGTGCTGCTATCCCATGATGATCAGGCAATTGAAAAATTAATGAATGATAGGAAAAGGTTGGTTTTACCTCGATAAGAAGATTCTCGACGTTCGGAAAGCACATGAGGAAGCTACGCAGCATCTTGACTTCATTGTGGATTCCAAAACGTAGACTCAATGCTAACATCTGGACACTGGGGACAATCGTGCTTGGGCTTGCCTGTGTACTAGCCTGTAACGCACCAAATGAACATAAAACTGATCACACATCATTCGCATTTGCTGATCGATAGGCAGACACGCTTATAGACAGTTGTTGATTGCATCCATCACCAAAACAAACAAATGGAACTCAGAGATGGGCTGGCAGAGAAATAGTGCTACCTTGATGGTGGTGTTGCCAATCTCCAGCACCTGCCTTCCTGGCCGTAGGTATCCCAGCAAACGCAGCTGTGGAGCATGGCCAATCTTGACTCTAGCACTTGTTCTGCTCCTGGCCATGCTAGAGTGGCCGCGGCTTGAGGTGTGCCAGATGAAGAGACGCTCAAGGAGTGGGGCGTCCACCACGGCGACCTCCTCCACGTTGGACACGCAGAATTGCGCGCACCGTAGGCTCTGACTGGCAAGACGAGCGTGCAGTTGGGTCTGGTTTCCAACGACCGCGAGGATCTCCAGCACGGGGCTCGCGGCGAGCACGAAGTCGAGATCCTTGTCCGTCACGATGACGCACCCGAGGACGAGCTCACGCAGATTCGGGAAAGCAGCACCGCGCGGGAGGGTGGGGTAGAGGCGGGTGAGAGAGACGCAGCTGAAGAGCGCGACTCGGAGGCACACGCCACGGGAGAGGGGCCACGGGCGGTTGATGAGTGTTGAAACGTGATATCCTTGTATTTATTTCCGACTGATTCTCCTCTTATCTCTAGCCTTGTATAGATTGATCTCTAGAGATATTGTAGAGTTAGTTGGCTTGTCACGCAAGACACCTCTTGTATATAATGTAACCGACTCCGAtggaatacaattgagttgcatcttatagtcttctacatggtatcagttttaccGTGATCCTATCGCTTCCGCAACCCGTCGCCGCCGCGCctagccctagccgccgccgcgccaactcctcctgccgccgccgccgcgcctagccctagccgccgccgcgcccactcctcctgccgccgccgccgcgcctagcACTCGCCGTCGCCGCAGCCTCTACTCCCGCCGCACCCTCTCCTCCTGCCGCCACCTCTCCCTCCCAAAACCCTAATCGCCGCCACCGCTCCTCTGTACCTCCTGTAGCCGCCGCCGCTCTACCCCTCTCACCCAAAAACCAACCATCTCCATGGCCAAACCCTCTGCCTCCgacgccggctccttctccggcaccacgttCGCCTCCGATCGCCTCAACGAGATCCACATCAAGGACCATGTTCCGGTCATCCTCGACCTCGACTCGCCGTCCTACaacgcatggcgcacgtacttTGCGCTATTGTTCCGCTCCTACCGTCTCATCGAGCACGTTGACGGGAGCGTCGACTACACCGACATGAAGGACGACGACGAGTGGCTCGCTGTGGACGCCTGCATCGTCAAGTAGCTCTTCCTCACCATCTCTCCCGGCCACTTCAACATGGTGAACTCCCGCGATCCGTCGGCGTACACCATGTGGACACGGCTGTGCGATCTCTTCCTCGACAATCAACTCCAACGCCGCGTCTTCCTCCAAGGTGATTTTTTCACCATGCAGCAAAACGATCTTTCGATCGACGAGTACTGCACGCGGATGAAGGTTCTTGCAGACGAACTCCGCGATGTCGGCATGAACATCGACGACTCCGTCCTCCTCACCAACCTCCTTCGCGGCCTCCACCCCGACCTCGGCCAGTCCGccgccaacctctccctcctcacgCCGACGTACGCCAAGGCGGTCACGTACCTTCGCATGGAGGAAAAGCGCCTTCGTCACGTggcgcggcaagctcctctcgccgcCCTCCACGCAGGCACCACCAAGGGCATCCCCGCCCTCCCACAGCCTCCTCGCGCCGCGGCTCCACCACCGCCCGCCGCCCCTGACCAGGGCCGCCAGAAGAGGCGGGGAGGTCGCGACGGCCGCGGCCGCAACGGCGGCACCCAGCCCCGCCAGGCGGCCCCGCCCGCTCCTGCTCAGGCCGCGGCGCCCCCGCCCTGGCTCACGGGGTAC
Above is a window of Triticum aestivum cultivar Chinese Spring chromosome 6B, IWGSC CS RefSeq v2.1, whole genome shotgun sequence DNA encoding:
- the LOC123134058 gene encoding FBD-associated F-box protein At5g56370-like — encoded protein: MARQTPWCYPQLLRTDFPGTEESGVPMDMRHGLDPETLDPYKNMVLKFIYSFLLKSPVSTSGSLSCTTADDGDGVDRFSLLPDDLLRRVVSCLPAKDGARTAMLSSRWHHLWRSTPLVLVDTHLLPAACAGARPGRAGAVSRAVTGAVSAALEAHLGNFTFVSLTCSFLERADRGVLARWVQLLATKGVSELVLIVEDFINRPWPLSRGVCLRVALFSCVSLTRLYPTLPRGAAFPNLRELVLGCVIVTDKDLDFVLAASPVLEILAVVGNQTQLHARLASQSLRCAQFCVSNVEEVAVVDAPLLERLFIWHTSSRGHSSMARSRTSARVKIGHAPQLRLLGYLRPGRQVLEIGNTTIKASTQASPSTIVPSVQMLALSLRFGIHNEVKMLRSFLMCFPNVENLLIESGETHEPTGNLRLKFWQENGMIECIRSRLKSIVFREYHGHQNEFAFLMFIAENAKVLERMVVELKFGRYDVPLQIAIKMKALEGAKWASGGHKLQLTFSKFPTAWSLSRGSDFSCDDPFLCLCYMPTYFEMRDSSGQFKPLGYL